The sequence CGGAGCGCCGCCCGCCGCCCACCGCGGCGGTACCTAGAAGCGAAAGGCCGCGAGGACATGAGCACCGTCCTGGTGTACGCCGACCGTGCTGACGTGCGCGCCCGCGTCAAGGCTGCCATCGGCACCTTCCCCGACCCGCGGCTCGGCGAGATCGAGTTCGTGGACGTGGCCGACGGCCGCGTTCTGCTGTCCGCCGTCGACCACGGCGAGGCCGACCTCTGCGTCCTCGACGCCGAGGCGACCCCGGAGGGCGGGATGGGGCTGTCCCGGCAGCTCAAGAACGAGATCACCGACTGCCCGCCCACCCTGCTGCTGGTCGCCCGCCCGGACGACCGCTGGCTGGCGACCTGGTCGCTCGCCGACGCGGTGGTGACCCACCCGGTCGACCCGGACGAGCTGACGGCCGCGGTCGTCGAGCTGCTGCTGGCCCGCGCGGCCGGCGACCCGGTCCGCCGGCCCGTCACCTACGCCTCGCACGCCGCGATCACGCCGTGACCGGCTCGGCGGCCACGGACGCCGAGCCGCTCGTCCAGACCGCGGGGCACACCTGGCCCGACCTGCTCCAGCCGCTGATCGACGGCAAGGACCTGGCCGCCGACCAGACCGCCTGGGCGATGAACCAGATCATGTCCGGTGTCGCGACGAACGCCCAGATCGCCGCACTGGTCACCGGGCTGCGCGCCAAGGGCGAGACGGCGGCCGAGATCGGCGGGCTGGTCGCCTCGATGCTGGAGTTCGCGCTGCCCGTGCGGGCCGACGCGGCGCTGCTGAGCGCCGCTGTCGACACCTGCGGGACGGGTGGCGACCGGTCGCACACCGTGAACCTGTCGACGATGGCCGCGGTCGTCGTCGCGGCCCTCGGCGTGCCGGTCGTCAAGCACGGCAACCGGGCGTCCTCGTCGTCCTGCGGGTCGGCCGACCTGCTGGAGGAGCTCGGCGTCGTCATCGACCTGGCGCCGGACGGCGTCGCCCGGACGCTGACCGAGGTCGGGATCACCTTCTGCTTCGCCAGGGCCTTCCACCCGGCGATGCGCTTCGTCGCGGCCGTCCGCTCGGAGCTGGCGGTGCCGACGGCCTTCAACATCCTCGGCCCGCTCACCAACCCGGCCCGCCCGGGCGCGCAGTCCATCGGGGTCGGCCACGCGCCGCTGGCGCCGGTCGTGGCGCAGGTGCTCGCCGACCGGGGCACCAGGGCGCTGGTGTTCCGGGGTGACGACGGCCTGGACGAGCTCAGCCCGTGCGCGCCGTCGACGATCTGGGCGGCGAACGGCGGCGAGCTGCGCACGGAGCGCTTCGACCCGCGCGACGTCGGCATCGACGTGCCGGACCGCGACGCGCTGCGCGGCGCGGACGCGCGGTTCAACGCCGGCGTCGCCCGCGCGGTGTTCGCCGGCAAGCAGGGGCCGGTGCGGGACGCGGTGCTGCTGGCCGCGGCCGCGGCCCTCGTCGCGGCGGCCGGACCGACCGAGGCGCCGATCACCGAGCAGCTGCGCGGACAGCTGGACCGGGCCGCCTCGGCGCTGGACTCCGGCGCGGCCGCCGCGTTGCTGGAGCGCTGGGTGACCGTCAGCCGCGCCGCTGTCCCGGTCTCCTAGGAGCGTGCGTCCCCGGCCCGGCTGGGCCCACTACGGACCTGTCAGGCCCGAACGACAGCCTCCCCGCCACGCGCGGGGAGGCTGTTTTCGTCGGCCGGGTCGCCGGTCTCCCGCGGCATCCGGGGAGTGAGTCCCGGCACATCTCGCGGCGGTCGGGCACCCGGGGCGGCCGGCCGGTCGTTGCGACCGGCCGCGCGCGGGCGTCCAACGCGCGGAAGAGCCTGCGGTTAGCGGGTTCTGAGGATTTTTCCCACGTCGTGCCGCCGCAGGGCGAGCGGCGGTGGGCGGCGGGCGGGTGGGGTTTCGACGGGTGTCCGGCGGGCGTCCGGAGGTCTTCTACGGGCCGTAGGAGGTGGCTCGACGGCTCCTCGACGGGCCGTAGTCCTACCGATTGTCGAACCTTCGGTGGCGCCTGCGTCGGGGCGTGCCAGAATGACCAGCGTGGCCACGGCACCCGTCCTTGAGAAGGCTCCGCCGCCACATCCCATGTCCAACCGTCCGTCGATGGTCTCGGTTGGCACCGTGGTGTGGCTGTCGTCGGAGCTGATGTTCTTCGCGGCTTTGTTCGCGATGTTCTACACGATCCGTTCGGTCAACAGCGGCAACTGGCCGCCTGTGACCGGCGACCCGAAGGGCTCGGGCATCGGCCCGGTGCACCTGCACGTCGTCTACGCGCTGATCTTCACGATCATCCTGGTTCTCTCCAGTGTGACGTGCCAGCTGGGCGTCTTCGCCGCCGAACGTGGCGACGTGTACGGGCTGCGCCGCTGGTACACGATCTCGTTCCTGATGGGCCTGACCTTCGTCATCGGCCAGGCGAACGAGTTCTTCCGGGAGAACGAGTTCGGGCTGAACTCACACGCGTACGGCTCGGTGTACTACCTGACCAGCGGCTTCCACGGTCTGCACGTGATCGGTGGTCTGATCGCGTTCATCATGGTCCTGGCCAGGTCGACCTTCGGCCGCTACACGCCGGAGAAGGCCACTACCGCGATCGTCGTGTCGTACTACTGGCACTTCGTCGACGTGGTCTGGATCGGCCTGTTCGCGACCATCTACCTCCTCCAGTGAGCGACATGACTGCATCTCACGAGATGACCCCGCCCGCGGACGCCACCGCGGCGGCGGACCAAGGCGTCGTCCCCGAGCTGGCGGACACCCTCGTCCCCGAGCTGGCGGACGAGGCCGACGAGCTGGACGTGGACGACGAGGGCGACCTGGTCGCCGAGCGTCCGGTCCGCGTGCCCGGTCGGCTGGCCCCGCGTGCCCGGCGGTCTCGGCCGGTCAGCGTCAAGCGCCGTCGGCGCTCCTCGGCGCTCGTCCTGTCGCTCGCCCTGCTGGCCACCGGGGTCCTGTGGTCGTTGCTCGCCCCGACCGGCAACGCGGCGGACCCGACCGAGAGCGAGGCCGTTCGCAACGGCCAGGCCCTTTACCTGCAGGGCTGCTCGACCTGTCACGGGCTCAACGCCGGCGGGACCCAGTCCGGCCCGAGCCTGATCGGCGTGGGTTCGGCCGCGGTCGACTTCCAGATGTCGACCGGCCGGATGCCGCTCGCCGGCGCCGCCGCGCAGGCCAAGCGCAAGGACCCGAGCTACTCGCAGACCCAGATCGACCAGATCGCGGCCTACATCCAGACGATGGGCGGCGGTCAGGAGAAGCCGACCATCACGCAGAAGGAGCTCGCGGACGCCGACATGGCCTTCGGCGGCGAGCTCTACCGGTCGAACTGCGCGCAGTGCCACCAGGTCGCCGGGCAGGGCGCACCGCTGACGTACGGCAAGTACGCGCCGGCGCTGACCAACGCGACGCCTGAGCAGATCATCGAGGCCATGCGGGTCGGCCCCGAGTCGATGCCCGTGTTCGGGCAGGGCCAGCTCGACGACAACAGCGCCAAGGCGATCGCCGCGTACATCGTGGCCAGCCGTGACGCCACGAGCCCCGGCGGTGACAAGCTGGGCGCCTACGGCCCGGTCCCCGAGGGCCTGTTGGCGGTCCTCGTCGGCATCGGTGGCCTGCTCGGCGTGTGCCTGTGGATCGGAGCGAGGCAGAAGGTATGAGCGAGCACGAGACTCCCGCCGATGGCGGCGGGAGCGTCTTCGACCGGGTGAAGCGCCCGGCCGGTGGCGGCTCGGCGGGCGGTGACCGGCCGGAGGTGCTCGCCACCCCGCCGGCGCCGACCGACTCCACCCAGCTGGTGGAGCACACGTCCTGGCGGCAGGGGGACGTCGCGCACCGGCCGCCACGCGCCGAGGACGTCGACCGCCGGGCCCAGCGCCGCTCCGAGCGGCTGATCGCCCTCTGGTTCACCCTCTCGGTGGTCGGCACCCTCGGCTTCATCGTCACGAACTTCGTCGGCGACAAGCACAAGGGCTACTACACCCCGTGCCTGGGCATGGCGCTCGCGCTGGCGCTCGGTGGCCTGGGTGTCGGCATGATCCTCTGGGCGAAGCGGCTCATGCCGCACGTGCATGCCGTCCAGGACCGGCACGGTTTCAAGAGCACCGAAGAAGAGACCGCCGTCCTCGAAGAGGAGATGGCGCTCGGCTGGGTCGACATGGGCCTCGGCCAGCACAAGCTGCTGCGCCGCAGCCTGCTCGGCGCCGGCACGGTCCTCGGCGGCCTGCTCGTCGTCCCGCTGCTGAACCTCACGAACTCCAAGCCGGGCAAGAAGCTCGACCACACCCACTGGGTGAAGGGCGCGCGGATGGTCACCAGCGAGGGCCGGTTCGTGAAGCTGGGCGACATCTCCATCGGCGGCATCGAGACCGTGTTCCCCGCGCTTCCGGTCACCGACGCGAGCGGCAAGAAGAGCTTCGCGCCGCAGCTGGACCTGGCGACCAAGGGCGACAGCACCACGATCCTGGTCCGCCTGGAGCCCGGGCTGAACAAGCCGCGGGCCGGCCGGGAGAACTGGGACATCAACGGCCTGGTCGCCTACTCCAAGATCTGCACGCACGCTGGCTGCCCGGTCAGCCTCTACGAGCAGCAGACCCATCACCTGCTGTGCCCGTGCCACCAGTCGGTGTTCGACGTTCCGGACGGCTGCCGCGCCATCTTCGGCCCGGCCAGCCGGTCGCTGCCGCAGCTCGCGCTCGGCGTCGACGGTGAGGGCTACCTCATCGCCAGGGACGGCGACTACGACCAGCCGGTCGGGCCCGCGTTCTGGGAGCGCTCATGACGACGACGGACGGGCGGATCGGGCCCTCGGCGCCCGCCCCCAAGTTCGAGAAGCGGCCGAGCCCCGTTCGCAAGGCCAACCGGGCGGTGGACGAGCGTTTCCACACCCAGCGGGCGCTGCGGGAGAACCTGAACAAGGTCTTCCCCGACCACTGGTCGTTCATGATCGGTGAGATCGCGCTCTACAGCTTCATCATCCTGCTGCTGACCGGGATCTACCTGACGCTGTTCTTCGACCCCAGCAACACCGAGGTCATCTACCACGGCTCGTACGTCCCGCTCAAGGGCGTGGAGATGAGCCGGGCGTACGCCTCGACGCTGGACATCAGCTTCGACACCCGGGCCGGGCTGATCTTCCGGCAGATCCACCACTGGGCGGCGCTGCTGTTCGTGGCGTCGATCATCGTGCACTGCTTCCGGGTGTTCTTCACCGGCGCCTACCGCAAGCCGCGTGAGATCAACTGGCTGATCGGTGTCGGACTGCTGGTGCTGGGCACGCTGGAGGGCTTCGCCGGCTACTCGCTGCCGGACGACCTGCTCTCCGGCACCGGCCTGCGGATCGCGGCGTCGATCGCCCAGTCGATCCCGGTGATCGGCACCTGGGCGTCGTTCCTGGTGTTCAACGGGGAGTGGCCGGGCACCGACCTGCTGCCCCGGCTCTACGTCGTGCACATCCTGCTGGTGCCAGGGCTGCTGCTCGCCCTGATCGGCGCGCACCTCGGCATCCTCTGGTTCCAGAAGCACACCGACTTCCCGGGCCCCGGCAAGACCGAGGACAACGTGGTCGGCCACCGGGTCTTCCCGGTGTTCGCGGTGAAGTCCGGCGCGTTCTTCATGATGGTCTTCGCGATGCTGGCCCTGCTGGGTGGCCTCGCCCAGATCAACCCGATCTGGATCTTCGGGCCGTACGACCCCTCGAAGGTGTCCTCCGCCTCGCAGCCCGACTTCTACATCGGCTTCCTCGACGGCTCGACCCGTCTGATGCCGCCGTGGGAGTTCCGCGGGCTCGGGCACACCATTCCCGCGGTGTTCTGGCCGACGGTGATCCTGCCGGGCATCCTGTTCACGCTGCTGGCGCTGTGGCCGTGGCTCGAGTCGATGTTCACCGGCGACCGAGAATCCCACAACCTGCTGCAGCGGCCGCGGGACGCTCCGACCCGCACCGGCATCGGCATGATGTCGATCAGCTTCTACCTGGTGCTGCTGATCTCGGGTGGTAACGACGTCATCGCGAAGACGTTCAGCATCTCGCTGAACGCGATGACGTGGGCTGGCCGTATCGGGCTCATCATCGTGCCGCCGATCACGTACGTGGCGACGAAGAAGCTGTGCATCGGGCTGCAGAAGCGTGATCACGACATCGCGCACCACGGCATCGAGACCGGCATCATCCGGCAGCTGCCGACCGGTGAGTTCGTTGAGGACCACCGGCCGAAGCTGCCGCCCGTCTCGGACTACCCGCAGGTCCCGACGCACCGGTACGAGCTGTCGGCGCCCGGCGACCACTCCGACGGCAACGGCAACGGCAAGGGTGGCGGCCTGGCCACCCGGGCCCGCAAGGCCGTCACCGGCTTCTTCGTCGAGGAGACACCCGGCGAGGAGTCAGCCGACGACGCCCCGGTGGGCGGATCGCACCACTAGCCCGGTCAGCACCAGACGGTCCGCGCGGCGGAACCGGCCCGGCTCGGGCCCGGTCCGGGGACGGGACGTAGCCACCTGAGGGAGGTAGGCCCACGAGGGCCTACCTCCCTCAGCCGTTACGCCGTACCTCAGCCGTTACGCCGTCCCTCGGCTTTGCGCCGTCTCTCTGCCTTTGCTCCGTCCTACGACCCGAGCCGGCGAAGGTCGCTGCGTCGGCGAGGGCCCGTGCGTCGGCCTCGGTCTGCGGGCCAGCCAGGGTCCGTGCGTCGTCCTAGGGCTCGCGCGCCCGCCAGTGGGCCGTTGCTCGCTTCGCCGGCCGGCGGCACGCGGCGGGCGCGCTCGGTGATCGCCGTTTTGGCCCTCCCGTGGTCGTAACCAGAGCCGGATCGCAACCATCCGAGTGCGTAAACGGCGATCAATGACCGGCCTCCCGCGAGGCTGGCCCCGCGTCGGCTCGCGGGTTGGCCGATCCTCGCTGTGGCCTGTGGCCTGTGGCCTGTGGCCTGTGGCCTGTGGCCTGTGGGGCCCGCTACGAGTGGCCTGAGCGGCGCAGGACGCCCGGCTGGTGGAGGGTGCGCTCGGCGGGCTCCCGGCGCTCGACCGGCGGTGGTTGCGGTAGTTCGGCGGCGGCGCGGTGGGCGCTCGCGGCGGGCCAGGCCCAGGTGCCGGTCAGTTGGACCAGCCGGGCGCCCGAGCTGCCCAGCCAGCGCTCGATGCGCTCCATCTCCTCGACCGTCGCCGCCGGGGTCGGCCCGGGCCCTGGCCGCACCGTCTCGGCGGTGGCGACGACCGCGTCGACCCAGGGACGGGGGTCGATCCCGCGGGCGACCGTCGCGGCCGCGGCGAGCCGGCCATACCTGATGACCGAGAGATCCCAGCCTCGCTCGGCTGTCGGGACGGCACCGACCAGTTCGGGGACGGCGCCGAGCGCGGTCAGCCGCTGCTGGCGCGCGGCGGCGCGGACGAACGCCACCATCCGGTCGCGCACCAGCGCGGCCTCCTCGAACCTGGTCTGCTCGGCCAACCCGGCGATCCGCGCCCGGGCCGCCGCGACGACCAGCGCCGGGTCGCCCGTCATCGCCTCGCGGGCGGCGGCGACGACGTCTCCGTACGACTCCACCGACTGCCGGCCGTCGCAGGGAGCGCCACACTTGCCCAGGTCCGCCAGCGCGCACGCGGGGCTCGTCACCCGGGGCGAGAGCCGCCCGCCACAGCGGCGCAACGCCACCGCGTCCAGCAGGCCGTCACCGGCCAGCTCCGCGCCACCCACGCCGCCGAAGGGGCCGAGGTAGGTACCCGCGTCCGCGCGGACCTGCCGGACCTTCGACAGCCGGGGGAACGGCTCGTCGGTCAGCCGCAGGAAGACGACGCGTTCCGGAAACCGGGAGCGGCGGTTGTACGGCGGCTTGTGCTCGGCGATGAGGCGCAGTTCCCGGACCTCGGCCTCCAGCGCGTGCGCGCACGCGATCGCGTCGACCCGTTCGGCGGCGGCCACCATCTCCGCCATCCGGCTGCGCGTCTCGCTGGCCGTGAAATAGGTGCGCACCCTGGCGCGGACGGACGCCGACTTGCCGACGTAGAGGACCCGCCCGGTGGCGTCCCGGAAGATGTAGACCCCGGGACCGGTGGGCAGGTCGTCGGCCAGGACCCGTTTCCTGCGCTGGGCGGGGGAGACCCGGGCGCTGTAGGCATGGACGTCCTCGAGGGTGGTCACTCCGAGGTTGCCGAGCCGTTCGAACAGGCCGTGCAGCACGTCCACCGTCGCCCGTGCGTCGGCCAAGGCCCGGTGGCACGGCTCGGTACGGGCCCGGAACAGCCGCGCGAGGGACGAGAGCTTGTTGTTGGGACTCTCGTCCCGGGTGACGATCCGGCGCGCCAGCCGGGCGGTGTCCAGGTGCTCCCAGGTCGGCACCGGGTATCCGACGCGTTCGCAGGCGGCCTTGAGGAAGCTCAGGTCGAAGCCCGCGTTGTGCGCGACCAGCACCGTGCCCTGGATGAACTCCAGGAAAGCCGGCAGCACCTCGGCGAGTGGCGGGGCCGTCGCCAGCATCGCGTCGGTGATCCCGGTCAGCACCGTGATGAGCGGCGGTATCCCGGTCGAGGCGCGGACCAGCGTCGCGAACTCGGCCACCACCTCCCCGCCGCGCACCTTCACCGCGCCGAACTCGGTGATCTCGGCGGTGGTCGGCCCCGTGCCGGTCGTCTCCAGGTCGAACACGACGAACGTGACGTCCCGGAGCAGCCGGCCCAGCTCGTCGAAGCTGCCCTGCCGCCCAGCGGGCACGGCATCGGGGGGCGGGAGCGCGGGTCGCGGCGCGGCCTGATCGAGAGACACACCGCGACCGTAGTGACCAGGTCCGACAGTCCGGGCATCCACGCGACGCTCCGCGTCATGCGCCCCACGTCAGCGCGTCGCGCGGCCCGAATCGCCGTCCCGCTGGCGACCCTTCCCGCGACCTTCTAAGCCGATACCTCGTTCACTGCGGGACCCCGGCCGGTGTCCCGACCTGACCAGGGTGCGCGCCTGCCGGCCGGCCCGCCCCGGCAGCTCCGAGGCGCCGACTGCCTGCGCAGACGCCGATCATCCGGTGGGCTGGGCAAGCTCATTTCCCTTGATCGAGAACTGCGCAGGGAACAAGGGGACAAATCGGGGCACCGGACACCGTTTTGCCCGCGCAACGAGTGATCAAGGCGCTTCCATGGGGTGGGAGACCGCGTTGATCACTGGCTGCGCAGGGGAAACTGGTGGGCCGGTGGGGGTGGGCGGGATACGTCGCCTGGGGGTCTCTTGGGACGAGGCCAGAGCTGAGGCTGGCAGCGGTCACAGTGCTGGGGGCTGGCCGCGGTCGGTGTTTGGGGGCTGGCCGCGGTGCTGGCTGGCTACCCGAAGGGGCGGGTGAAGCCGGCGGGGCCGGCGGTGATGACGCGGAACTCGTTGCCCTCCGGGTCGGCGAGGAGGTAGCCGGCCTCGCCGGCGGCCTCCAGTCGGCGCACCCGTCTGGCGCCCAGGGTGGCCAGCCATCCGGCGACCCGCTCGGCGTCCACGGCGTACAGGTCGAGCTGGAGCCGGTTACGCGCGGGGCCCAGCTTGCGGACCTGCCGCAGCAGCAGCTTCGGGCCGGCGCTCGCCGGGTGGCGTAGCTCGGCGCTGTCCCCGGCCCGGCGGGCGACCTCGTACCCGAGCGCCCGCGACCAGAACCGGATCATTCGGTCGACATCCACGCAGTCGACCCCGACGCGCGCCACCCTAAGCCCGTGAGTCTCAAACCCGGCCACTCGCGCATGATGCCGCATTGCGGGTGTCTTGGCTCACCGGTGGTCGACGTGTTGTGAATCCGTCACGGAAACGAACGCTGCGCGACCGGCCCCGGGCCATGCGCGCCGGGAGATCGGCGAGACCGCCGGCTCGATAGTGTCCACGCCATGCCGACTATCTTCACCCGGATCATCAACAGGGAGCTGCCGGGTCGGTTCGTCTTCGAGGACGAGCACACGGTCGCGTTCCTGACCATCGCGC is a genomic window of Pseudofrankia inefficax containing:
- the qcrA gene encoding cytochrome bc1 complex Rieske iron-sulfur subunit codes for the protein MSEHETPADGGGSVFDRVKRPAGGGSAGGDRPEVLATPPAPTDSTQLVEHTSWRQGDVAHRPPRAEDVDRRAQRRSERLIALWFTLSVVGTLGFIVTNFVGDKHKGYYTPCLGMALALALGGLGVGMILWAKRLMPHVHAVQDRHGFKSTEEETAVLEEEMALGWVDMGLGQHKLLRRSLLGAGTVLGGLLVVPLLNLTNSKPGKKLDHTHWVKGARMVTSEGRFVKLGDISIGGIETVFPALPVTDASGKKSFAPQLDLATKGDSTTILVRLEPGLNKPRAGRENWDINGLVAYSKICTHAGCPVSLYEQQTHHLLCPCHQSVFDVPDGCRAIFGPASRSLPQLALGVDGEGYLIARDGDYDQPVGPAFWERS
- the ctaE gene encoding aa3-type cytochrome oxidase subunit III: MTSVATAPVLEKAPPPHPMSNRPSMVSVGTVVWLSSELMFFAALFAMFYTIRSVNSGNWPPVTGDPKGSGIGPVHLHVVYALIFTIILVLSSVTCQLGVFAAERGDVYGLRRWYTISFLMGLTFVIGQANEFFRENEFGLNSHAYGSVYYLTSGFHGLHVIGGLIAFIMVLARSTFGRYTPEKATTAIVVSYYWHFVDVVWIGLFATIYLLQ
- the qcrC gene encoding cytochrome bc1 complex diheme cytochrome c subunit, whose protein sequence is MTASHEMTPPADATAAADQGVVPELADTLVPELADEADELDVDDEGDLVAERPVRVPGRLAPRARRSRPVSVKRRRRSSALVLSLALLATGVLWSLLAPTGNAADPTESEAVRNGQALYLQGCSTCHGLNAGGTQSGPSLIGVGSAAVDFQMSTGRMPLAGAAAQAKRKDPSYSQTQIDQIAAYIQTMGGGQEKPTITQKELADADMAFGGELYRSNCAQCHQVAGQGAPLTYGKYAPALTNATPEQIIEAMRVGPESMPVFGQGQLDDNSAKAIAAYIVASRDATSPGGDKLGAYGPVPEGLLAVLVGIGGLLGVCLWIGARQKV
- a CDS encoding response regulator transcription factor; translated protein: MSTVLVYADRADVRARVKAAIGTFPDPRLGEIEFVDVADGRVLLSAVDHGEADLCVLDAEATPEGGMGLSRQLKNEITDCPPTLLLVARPDDRWLATWSLADAVVTHPVDPDELTAAVVELLLARAAGDPVRRPVTYASHAAITP
- a CDS encoding DEDD exonuclease domain-containing protein, with protein sequence MSLDQAAPRPALPPPDAVPAGRQGSFDELGRLLRDVTFVVFDLETTGTGPTTAEITEFGAVKVRGGEVVAEFATLVRASTGIPPLITVLTGITDAMLATAPPLAEVLPAFLEFIQGTVLVAHNAGFDLSFLKAACERVGYPVPTWEHLDTARLARRIVTRDESPNNKLSSLARLFRARTEPCHRALADARATVDVLHGLFERLGNLGVTTLEDVHAYSARVSPAQRRKRVLADDLPTGPGVYIFRDATGRVLYVGKSASVRARVRTYFTASETRSRMAEMVAAAERVDAIACAHALEAEVRELRLIAEHKPPYNRRSRFPERVVFLRLTDEPFPRLSKVRQVRADAGTYLGPFGGVGGAELAGDGLLDAVALRRCGGRLSPRVTSPACALADLGKCGAPCDGRQSVESYGDVVAAAREAMTGDPALVVAAARARIAGLAEQTRFEEAALVRDRMVAFVRAAARQQRLTALGAVPELVGAVPTAERGWDLSVIRYGRLAAAATVARGIDPRPWVDAVVATAETVRPGPGPTPAATVEEMERIERWLGSSGARLVQLTGTWAWPAASAHRAAAELPQPPPVERREPAERTLHQPGVLRRSGHS
- the trpD gene encoding anthranilate phosphoribosyltransferase translates to MTGSAATDAEPLVQTAGHTWPDLLQPLIDGKDLAADQTAWAMNQIMSGVATNAQIAALVTGLRAKGETAAEIGGLVASMLEFALPVRADAALLSAAVDTCGTGGDRSHTVNLSTMAAVVVAALGVPVVKHGNRASSSSCGSADLLEELGVVIDLAPDGVARTLTEVGITFCFARAFHPAMRFVAAVRSELAVPTAFNILGPLTNPARPGAQSIGVGHAPLAPVVAQVLADRGTRALVFRGDDGLDELSPCAPSTIWAANGGELRTERFDPRDVGIDVPDRDALRGADARFNAGVARAVFAGKQGPVRDAVLLAAAAALVAAAGPTEAPITEQLRGQLDRAASALDSGAAAALLERWVTVSRAAVPVS
- a CDS encoding VOC family protein, with product MRHHARVAGFETHGLRVARVGVDCVDVDRMIRFWSRALGYEVARRAGDSAELRHPASAGPKLLLRQVRKLGPARNRLQLDLYAVDAERVAGWLATLGARRVRRLEAAGEAGYLLADPEGNEFRVITAGPAGFTRPFG
- the qcrB gene encoding cytochrome bc1 complex cytochrome b subunit, which translates into the protein MTTTDGRIGPSAPAPKFEKRPSPVRKANRAVDERFHTQRALRENLNKVFPDHWSFMIGEIALYSFIILLLTGIYLTLFFDPSNTEVIYHGSYVPLKGVEMSRAYASTLDISFDTRAGLIFRQIHHWAALLFVASIIVHCFRVFFTGAYRKPREINWLIGVGLLVLGTLEGFAGYSLPDDLLSGTGLRIAASIAQSIPVIGTWASFLVFNGEWPGTDLLPRLYVVHILLVPGLLLALIGAHLGILWFQKHTDFPGPGKTEDNVVGHRVFPVFAVKSGAFFMMVFAMLALLGGLAQINPIWIFGPYDPSKVSSASQPDFYIGFLDGSTRLMPPWEFRGLGHTIPAVFWPTVILPGILFTLLALWPWLESMFTGDRESHNLLQRPRDAPTRTGIGMMSISFYLVLLISGGNDVIAKTFSISLNAMTWAGRIGLIIVPPITYVATKKLCIGLQKRDHDIAHHGIETGIIRQLPTGEFVEDHRPKLPPVSDYPQVPTHRYELSAPGDHSDGNGNGKGGGLATRARKAVTGFFVEETPGEESADDAPVGGSHH